In a single window of the Cygnus olor isolate bCygOlo1 chromosome 5, bCygOlo1.pri.v2, whole genome shotgun sequence genome:
- the FGF3 gene encoding LOW QUALITY PROTEIN: fibroblast growth factor 3 (The sequence of the model RefSeq protein was modified relative to this genomic sequence to represent the inferred CDS: inserted 1 base in 1 codon) produces the protein MLVIWILLLSLWQQPCAPGPAGASPGDPRPRRDAGGRGGVYEHLGGAPRRRKLFCATKYHLQVHPNGKINGTLEKNSVFSILEITAVDVGIVAIKGLFSGRYLAMNKRGRLYASESYNTECEFVERIHELGYNTYASRLYRTVPNGASTKRKASAERLWYVSINGKGRPRRGFKTRRTQKSSLFLPRVLDNKDHEXVRLFHTNTRYRESLLKPPSKNQRRRRGR, from the exons ATGCTCGTAATTTGGATCTTGCTCCTGAGCCTGTGGCAGCAGCCGTgcgccccgggcccggccggaGCCTCCCCAGGCGACCCCCGACCGCGCCGGGATGcggggggccgcggcggcgTCTACGAGCACCTGGGGGGAGCGCCCAGGCGCAGAAAGCTCTTCTGTGCCACCAAGTACCACCTGCAGGTCCACCCCAACGGCAAGATCAACGGCACCCTGGAGAAGAACAGCGTCTTCA gTATCCTTGAAATAACAGCTGTTGATGTTGGGATCGTTGCCATCAAGGGCCTGTTCTCTGGCAGATACCTGGCCATGAACAAAAGGGGCAGACTTTATGCATCG GAGAGTTATAACACAGAGTGTGAGTTTGTGGAGAGGATCCACGAGCTGGGTTACAACACCTACGCATCCCGTCTGTACCGGACTGTACCTAACGGAGCCAGCACGAAGCGCAAAGCCAGTGCAGAGAGACTCTGGTATGTCTCAATCAATGGGAAGGGACGACCCAGGAGGGGCTTTAAAACTCGCAGGACACAGAAATCCTCTCTCTTTCTGCCCAGAGTATTGGATAACAAAGACCATG TGGTCCGACTGTTTCACACAAATACAAGATATCGAGAGAGCCTCCTGAAGCCTCCCAGTAAGAACCAGCGAAGAAGGAGAGGACGCtaa